The DNA sequence CGCAGGTGTCAGGGACCGATCCGGCGGATTTGGCGTGGTCGTTAAGCCACCTCGATCCCGCCGTCGCCGAGACCGCCTACGACGCGCTGGGGGCAATCCGGCGCGGATGTCCGGTGGCGCGCAGCGGGGAGCTGGACGGGTTCGTGCTGGTCACCGGATACGCCGAGATCCGGGAGGCCGCCCGCAGCTCGGATCGGTTCTGCACTTACGTCGATGGGCTGGGCGCGGCGGCGGTGGTCACCGAGATGCGCGACGCCGTCGCGCCGATGTTCGAGACCGACGGAGACCACCACCACCAGTGGCGGCGCCTGCTGCAAGCGTTCTTCACCCCGGCCGCCGCGGCCGCGCAGGAGCAGTACGTGCGAGCGGTCTGCCGGGAGACGCTGCAAGAACTCATCCTGCACGGCGCCGGTGACCTCGTCGGGGCCTATGCCCGCCAGGTGCCGCCGTTGGTGATCGGGCGAGTGCTGGGCCTCGCCGAGCTTGAACGCGCGTGGCTGTCGGAACACGTGCGGGCTCTCTACGGCGCCGAGGCACTCACCGGGGCCCAGCAGGCAGGCCGGATCTACGCGGACTTCCTGCTCGGACTGATACGCGAACGACGCGCCCGCCCGAGCGGTGACCTGCTTTCGACGATGGTGAACGCGCAGGTGGATGGACGGTCCGCCGAGGATGACGAGCTGGTCAAGATGACCGTGCTGATGGTCGCGGCCGGTCACCTGACCACCGCCGACGCGTGCGCCACCGCGCTCCTGCACCTGCTGCAGGACCCGCCCCTGCAGGAGCGCATCACCGCCCAGCCAGCAGCCATGGAGGCGTTCGTGGAAGAGCTCGTCCGCTTCGAGCCGGCGGTCGCGGCCACCGGACGCACCGTGACCACCGAGACCCACCTCGGCGGGATGCCGCTGTTCCCGGGGGACCGGCTGCTGCTGGCGTGGGGCAGCGCCAACCGCGACGAACGGGTCTTCGACG is a window from the Amycolatopsis sp. cg9 genome containing:
- a CDS encoding cytochrome P450 is translated as MVLEAGDAAAQVSGTDPADLAWSLSHLDPAVAETAYDALGAIRRGCPVARSGELDGFVLVTGYAEIREAARSSDRFCTYVDGLGAAAVVTEMRDAVAPMFETDGDHHHQWRRLLQAFFTPAAAAAQEQYVRAVCRETLQELILHGAGDLVGAYARQVPPLVIGRVLGLAELERAWLSEHVRALYGAEALTGAQQAGRIYADFLLGLIRERRARPSGDLLSTMVNAQVDGRSAEDDELVKMTVLMVAAGHLTTADACATALLHLLQDPPLQERITAQPAAMEAFVEELVRFEPAVAATGRTVTTETHLGGMPLFPGDRLLLAWGSANRDERVFDDGDLFRLDRDHGAQQHLGWGAGEHRCLGKHLARVELRVMLTELLRALPGLRLQPGATVRRTFGVIRGVAALPVQWEHR